One window of Canis lupus baileyi chromosome 21, mCanLup2.hap1, whole genome shotgun sequence genomic DNA carries:
- the RAB1B gene encoding ras-related protein Rab-1B isoform X2, with product MNPEYDYLFKLLLIGDSGVGKSCLLLRFADDTYTESYISTIGVDFKIRTIELDGKTIKLQIWDTAGQERFRTITSSYYRGAHGIIVVYDVTDQESYANVKQWLQEIDRYASENVNKLLVGNKSDLTTKKVVDNTTAKEFADSLGIPFLETSAKNATNVEQAFMTMAAEIKKRMGPGAASGGERPNLKIDSTPVKPAGGGCC from the exons ATGAACCCCGAATA TGACTACCTGTTTAAGCTGCTTTTGATTGGTGATTCGGGCGTGGGCAAGTCATGCCTGCTTCTGCGGTTTGCT GatgacacatacacagagagctACATCAGCACCATTGGGGTGGACTTCAAGATCCGAACCATTGAGCTGGATGGCAAAACCATCAAACTTCAGATC TGGGACACAGCTGGTCAGGAGCGGTTCCGGACCATCACTTCCAGCTACTACCGGGGGGCTCATGGCATCATTGTGGTGTACGATGTCACCGACCAG GAATCCTATGCCAACGTGAAGCAGTGGCTACAGGAGATTGACCGCTATGCCAGTGAGAACGTCAATAAACTCCTGGTAGGCAATAAGAGCGACCTCACCACCAAGAAGGTAGTGGACAACACCACAGCCAAG GAGTTCGCAGATTCTCTGGGCATCCCCTTCCTGGAGACAAGTGCCAAGAATGCTACCAATGTTGAGCAGGCATTCATGACCATGGCTGCTGAGATCAAGAAGCGGATGGGGCCTGGGGCAGCCTCAGGGGGTGAGCGGCCCAACCTCAAGATCGACAGCACCCCTGTGAAGCCGGCTGGTGGTGGCTGTTgctag
- the RAB1B gene encoding ras-related protein Rab-1B isoform X1 codes for MVPAFWSRSSLGPFSDYLFKLLLIGDSGVGKSCLLLRFADDTYTESYISTIGVDFKIRTIELDGKTIKLQIWDTAGQERFRTITSSYYRGAHGIIVVYDVTDQESYANVKQWLQEIDRYASENVNKLLVGNKSDLTTKKVVDNTTAKEFADSLGIPFLETSAKNATNVEQAFMTMAAEIKKRMGPGAASGGERPNLKIDSTPVKPAGGGCC; via the exons ATGGTCCCGGCGTTTTGGAGCCGGTCCAGCCTCGGGCCTTTTAG TGACTACCTGTTTAAGCTGCTTTTGATTGGTGATTCGGGCGTGGGCAAGTCATGCCTGCTTCTGCGGTTTGCT GatgacacatacacagagagctACATCAGCACCATTGGGGTGGACTTCAAGATCCGAACCATTGAGCTGGATGGCAAAACCATCAAACTTCAGATC TGGGACACAGCTGGTCAGGAGCGGTTCCGGACCATCACTTCCAGCTACTACCGGGGGGCTCATGGCATCATTGTGGTGTACGATGTCACCGACCAG GAATCCTATGCCAACGTGAAGCAGTGGCTACAGGAGATTGACCGCTATGCCAGTGAGAACGTCAATAAACTCCTGGTAGGCAATAAGAGCGACCTCACCACCAAGAAGGTAGTGGACAACACCACAGCCAAG GAGTTCGCAGATTCTCTGGGCATCCCCTTCCTGGAGACAAGTGCCAAGAATGCTACCAATGTTGAGCAGGCATTCATGACCATGGCTGCTGAGATCAAGAAGCGGATGGGGCCTGGGGCAGCCTCAGGGGGTGAGCGGCCCAACCTCAAGATCGACAGCACCCCTGTGAAGCCGGCTGGTGGTGGCTGTTgctag